The following proteins are encoded in a genomic region of bacterium:
- a CDS encoding ABC transporter substrate-binding protein, with protein MDTVTITPDMTLFEVTETYPETIPAFVDNGFAHVGDESKRSSHGKLVTLGQATRMKGKDFEAFRSLLVAVVEGSRRSEDITLQMADDDRMFPREGDIKVAGLLPCPVRIPLLEAFETVKNEVVERHGVTVGYKLAAASVGMDVVQKEMARIRTRDDLPHIFLSAGFESFFDRRNLARFKDAGVFVDRSSEAVNADFAGLELKDPDGHFAMIGVVPAVFLVDKQQLGEGEDVPRSWADLLSPRLEKRIALPVGDFDLFNGILLTLWKHFGDHGVRALSRNLMKSLHPSQAAGRFKANRGEVPTVSVIPYFFSRMARMNPQVEVVWPADGAIISPIFMLEQANAPAGTRELADFFLSKEAGEVLSHRGLFPSLHPDVVNELPEPAPWLWLGWDFVREHDLGERIPRMLEIFREGAEV; from the coding sequence ATGGACACCGTGACGATCACGCCGGACATGACCCTCTTCGAGGTCACCGAGACGTACCCCGAGACCATCCCCGCCTTCGTGGACAACGGTTTCGCGCATGTCGGGGACGAGAGCAAGCGCAGTTCCCACGGCAAGCTGGTCACGCTGGGCCAGGCCACTCGGATGAAGGGCAAGGACTTCGAGGCTTTCCGGTCCCTGCTCGTCGCGGTCGTCGAAGGCAGCCGCCGCAGCGAGGACATAACCCTGCAGATGGCCGACGACGACCGGATGTTCCCCCGCGAAGGCGACATCAAGGTGGCCGGACTGCTGCCCTGCCCGGTGCGCATCCCGTTGCTGGAAGCCTTCGAGACAGTCAAGAACGAGGTGGTCGAGCGCCACGGCGTGACCGTCGGCTACAAGTTGGCCGCCGCCAGCGTGGGCATGGACGTGGTGCAGAAGGAAATGGCCCGCATCCGCACCCGCGACGACCTGCCCCACATCTTCCTGTCGGCCGGTTTCGAGTCCTTCTTCGACCGCCGCAACCTGGCCCGCTTCAAGGACGCCGGTGTCTTCGTCGACCGCTCGTCCGAGGCCGTCAACGCCGACTTCGCGGGCCTGGAACTGAAGGACCCGGACGGCCACTTCGCCATGATCGGCGTCGTACCGGCCGTCTTCCTGGTCGACAAGCAGCAACTGGGTGAAGGAGAGGACGTGCCGCGCTCCTGGGCCGACCTGCTCTCGCCCCGCCTTGAGAAGCGCATCGCGTTGCCGGTGGGCGACTTCGACCTGTTCAACGGCATCCTGCTGACCCTGTGGAAGCACTTCGGCGACCACGGCGTGCGCGCCCTGTCGCGCAACCTCATGAAGTCGCTCCACCCCAGCCAGGCGGCGGGCCGGTTCAAGGCCAACCGCGGCGAGGTGCCGACGGTCTCGGTGATCCCGTACTTCTTCTCGCGCATGGCCAGGATGAATCCCCAGGTGGAGGTCGTCTGGCCCGCGGACGGCGCGATCATCAGCCCCATCTTCATGCTCGAGCAGGCGAATGCGCCGGCCGGCACGCGCGAGCTGGCCGACTTCTTCCTCTCGAAGGAGGCCGGCGAGGTGCTCAGCCACCGCGGGCTGTTCCCCTCGCTGCACCCGGACGTGGTGAACGAGCTGCCCGAGCCCGCGCCCTGGCTGTGGCTGGGCTGGGATTTCGTCCGCGAGCACGACCTGGGGGAGCGCATCCCCCGCATGCTGGAGATCTTCAGGGAAGGCGCGGAGGTCTGA